tCTCagaattttctcattttagatgagaaattcaaatttaattgcTAAAGTTGTACGCTTCAgacttaaattattaaaatattttttttaaatcatttttaaacaataatatGATGGCCATTGAATTGGTCGGTCGGTTTAAATGGAGATGGACCGGCCTCAAGCGGTCGGTCCACCTAATTAAACTTTTCTGattattgattttgtatttttgttttttgtccaaatataaactaaattatttcaacttttcagtttatgaaatttttaaaattttaaattttgtatttaataaacctctcatatatatatatatataattaattaattgataggttaaatataaaatttaaatactaaacttttaaatttgatgtttaataaatttaaaatacaaaattaaatatatatatatatatatcttattatatactttttaaaattttgctaAACATTTcacttttataaaactttaattctaatttaatttataatatcttaaaatttttaaaaacttcaatcCAATGTGTGATTGAAAAGAAGTTTCAAGTTGCAAAgattctcttgttcttggacTCTCAAGAAAAGTCTCCATCTctctttatccttttttttttttatccaatgttttttatttgactcatttatataatatactaatgaatttttaatatatatatatatatatttaaaattattaagaaatcACTGAGAATAACCATTGGTTGTAGATTCGAATCACATGTCAatcttgaatgattctaaacatgccaTATAAATTATACGGTAGAAAAAcacaaatactttttttactACTTTACAAAAATAACATACATAACTTTAGATggtatcaaaataaaaatttaaataatttaaaaaaaaatatttaatgaaataccataactctaaattatcatctacccaaaatttataaccatctgacaataaataaaattcattctTGAAACAAATTGTATGATTAAGAAGCAAACTTGTAACcttttcgtaaataaaatggtaagtagtatatattttatataaaaaaaaaattgtacaaaaatatataattaaaaaaaagcataCTTAATTGGTTATTTAAAGAACAAcccaatttaaattatttgaataaaaaaaaaagattggatTGAGGAAAAAgcatgagaagaaaatgaagtattCGAAAGTGAAACATTCGTAGTTATGGAAAATTGGCCTTTGCCTTCAGAATCCCACTGTTCTCCACTATGGACGGCACTAAATACtccaattttcaaatatttaaagtttttttttaaatataatataatatatatatatagcataATCAatactcttattattattatttttttttaaagtttggaaataactattttctttcatatattgacattaattttttttttatttttttttataaaggtaaatGATGTTAATGctacttttaaaatgatacggatcttttttaaaatagtactAGCCTTAAAGGTAATTGTTAACTAAAAGTAGGGTATTAACGAAaaagttttaaagttttaggttgtttttaaaacacttgaaacaaaatactCAGCGTtttcctaataaaaaaaattaaaattaaaaaaaaaaagttaaaagcttatttttaaagatttttttgaaaattttgaaagatttaggaatattttttaaataaaatacaaagtttatcggtattatatatatatatatatatatatattttgttaatttagtcatataaaaattaatatatttataggaGAATATAGTGTTGGTAaactttgatttttaaaaacaaaattatatcacatcatttgataatcatttttaaaaaaacttaaaagctAATACTATTTCTACCTAATCAACTTTTCCACATGTTTGtaaaaaacaagtaaaattttgaaaagtaaaaaaaaaataaaaaaaataaaaaaaaagtttcataaccatagatttttttttttgttatatttttcatgtaaaaatttaataactaaattttgaaaactaaaaaattaatttttaaaatcttaagttTATTTCGAAAATCTGactaataatttttgtaagaaatatgaaattcttgtgattaatatatatatatatatatatatatatatatatatatatataaaatccaATAGCtatcaaataatattacacaataaaataattttatctttaaaattggattaaaaattaatgtcttcttaataaatataaaaaataaatattacaaagAAGTTTTCGagtataatatttgaaaaatatattagttatggaatatattttagatattatatcttattattttatttttatgatttgattaataatatattttattttattctaaatatttaattagtttatatttccttatttataggTATTATTAGATACTTGTAtcatatttatgaatattaacGAGAATATACCTTCGATCCCAAtaatatttctcatttttttaatcattgaCATGATGAGTagaacaattattttaatatagaataaaataattgataattttgaaattagacaattattttccttttttattggaaaaattaaattattatttctaaaaagtATAATGATGGGTCCACACTGAAAAGTCGTCCACTTATGTGGATGTGGGCCCTATTTTCATTTGACTTTTAGAGTGAGTTGTTTTTCGACTCATACCATACTATACGAGGCAACTATACTTCGCGTAATATTAACTCTTAGCATTTAATATAGTCgattaacttaatttaaatagCGGTAGCACAAAGTACCTATCTCGCAATCATTactccatttttaaaaaaacactcttagaaaatatagttcgagaaaatttagtaaaatgtTTTGGAAAACATTTtgagaaagtaaaaaaagagtTCAATAATACATAAATACTCCAACGTGCGATGTATACAAAGTTGGGCCCATAGGCTTACTATCCAATGGCCCATATACAAGCCCAATAATACATAAAATGTAGGCCCATAATTTGCTAATGGGCCACAGCGACATATTTCCAATTTAAAACAGGCCCATTTTTTGAGGTTAAAATCGAAAATATTGACCAAATCCATAGGACTAAGttaatttttagtatttaaaaatattattaactttttCCTGCTAgcatttaacaaaaatataactaaaaaatgtagaatacaaatatattttctatttaattatttaattccaaATGTTGGACCATCaatatttatatgattaaaaaaatatacgcaaaatttaaaaataatataattaaacataTTCATATAGTggacataaattaaatatccatatttttgttctcaatcatttaaatttaatacaattaatgcattttatattgaaaaagtaTATGGTGAATCCACTTGAACAAAGATTGAAAGAGAAATATTTATGtggatttatatatataatattctatacccactatttatttttaataattaaaattgtaatttttttagtattattataatatgatGTTTTGATTTAAGCTTAATGCATTAAATACATTACTAAGTTTTATATTGTTAATCATATTTCTAATAATTGTTAAATTAGctaaaatattaagattttaagattctataaaatataaaaatttaaatttatatataataattttaaaaaatttgaatttaataccCTTTTAGAAAAGGTATACAtgtaaaaagttgaaaaggctactactttttatttttaattttaaattttaaattttaaattttaaatttttaataatgaaaaggTATAAAGCCTATTCCATTTAATGAATCAACCATCAActttatctactttttattttaaaatgtaatttttttttttgtctcaaaattgtataatttttgttttatttttaggtttgaaaatgttatttaaatttaattaattttagtttcaaattGTTACATTTTTTCCTATTAATACTTACTTTTACTAttgagtttttattattaaggCTTATTTATAGtctagtttaaatattatcatataattttttaattaattttaataataatgaaaagttagtgagaattaattaatataaaatcttgagaaaattttaattataaaaatgtaacattttgtaacttaaaattgatatatatatatatatatatatatatatataaattataatatattaggTTTAAAgagcaaataaaaattatattaaaaactgACGAAAAGATATTTTCTCAACCTTTTATCGAAAataaatttccaattttagAAAGTCGTTAGAAACAGTGCACAGACTCCTGGGATAGTGACACGTGTCAAATTTTTTCCTGTTCTTGATGCTTCTCTCCCAATATTTATTCCAACTAAAATGACAGTtcctttaatttattctttgaaaataacaattttatgaaaattttaaatattatagtttggtccaaaattttaattattttttccttctgttttctttttagtattttaaactttaaattatatatttaataattaaggttagagttttaaaaaatgtgtcaaaatctttaaatttagaCTCTcagtaaatacaaaattagactaaaattaaatttaaactctTAGAAACAGTGCCCCTTCAGAGTCTGCCTTATGGTCAAGGTGAGTAAATTCCTCTATTGGGATCGGTCCGGCCGAGTTGTCCTCCTGTAGaccatttttatattaagtCTCATGTCTCTTTGGAGTCGTGTCTATCGAACCTTAGTTGACTCAATAAATCTAGGTTCCTTGCCTATTCTCTTGAATTTAGCTAGTAATTTTACCGGCAACAATTACTCCAAAATGGAAGATGAATGTAATTATGTTTATAGACAATTGCTATCGATAAGTACACCATTTGAATGTTGAATTTGTATCATCGAGAATTGAAATATATCTGCGAGACAAAAGAGATAAATGATAAGGTATGCTAATCTCCCGTACTTTGATGTTCAAGTTAGAAATCAAGTTGACAATAAGTTTATACAGCTATAtgtgaatatttattttatgtaccCACAATTTTACTGACTCGTTATACGTATAGAGTGATTTAGGAATCGTCATTGTAATGAATGACTAAAATCTTGCtagtattttagaaatatttattctGTCGAAAGAGTTGTCATTGCTGTACTCTAACTTTGTAGTTTTTAGTTTTGGCCAACCTCCACTGCTCAGCTTAACCTCGACCCAACCAATCCACATAGATTGGCTCGAGTTAGGCCTTAGTCACCCCACACTGGTCAACTCGAGTTAGACCTTGGCCTTGGCCAACCCATTTGGGTTGGTCTTTGTAGTCTTGTCTGACCCAAATGAGTCGGCTCATCCTTAGCTCGGTCAACTCACATGGGTTAGTCTTGTTGGCCTTGGCCGACCCACATGGATTGACTTAAGTTAGGCCGTGGCTAACTCACGTGGGTTAGTCTCCATAGACTCGCCCATCCCACATGAGTCAACTCGTCCTTGCCTAGATGACCATATGGGCTTGTCTTCCTAAGCCTCGCCCGATCAAATCTAGGTTGCTTTGTTCTTGGCTCGAGCAATCCACGTGGGTCGACACTATAGCGTCACTCGATCCACATAGGTTTACTCCTATACAATCCAAACAACCTATGTGGGCCAGCCTCCTTAGCCTCGGGCGATGCACAAGGGTCAGCTCATCTACAGTTACGGGTTGACTTATCTCAACTTCTCTAAATGTTTCTTGGTTTGTGGGCTTCAAAATAATCTATTAAAAACGGGATGacgtttcttaaaaaaaaaaaaaaaagtattttaaacaaaatgttttctataagcatttaaaaaaatttaataatgtagggtgtatttattataatttcttaaatgattatggaaagttaaaaagtaaaaaaaaaaacttttggaataattttaatttttttttaataaactttgaAGCAGTAAAAAAATAGCATATTAATGGTTAATATAATCATGTTGGTTATattgcaattaaaaaaaatatgttgcttaaataattattagaaatgAACATTTTACAAGTTTTACCCTATTCTCtctctataaatatataattatcgAAGGAAACCATTGCTTAATTACCGTATGGATTTCGGGAACCCTAGAATTTGTACCTTTgaccaaattttatttaaaaattaaaaattatattaattaaactcaaataatttataacgTTTAAACGGAAAGTCTAAACGCTCTACACATGTGCGGTAGGAACAGATGCATgaacaattttcaaattgaaaatttaaattaattcactTAAAACggttaaaagttttaattgatacaactataattttaaacaCGTGTAAAAACACTAATTCGACAAAAtcgaatttaattttggtctaagaaataatttatttacacTCCTGCCAGTCTTTTATATACCAACTTGTCAATTACggaaaaagtcaaaaaaattagggagttttttcttgagaaaaaaaaaaaaaaaaaacttaaaaagatttcattttccatttccaaaagataattcaaatcaaacgtttaaaaaaatgaataatatgaGGTGGCAAGCGCTGATTGGGTGAAGAAGAACTATCATCTCCCCACGTTCATTGTGTTGGCCAGCCGATTTATCAGACGAGAAAGAAAGATATGTTTGAAAAGGCAAaaggatttatttatttcatttaaattttaaaataattaaattttatatttggtttattacttaattatttattaggaGATTTCAAGCATTTGACATTTGGGTTTTACCAAGAACGTACaagaagttaaattaataaaaaaaattctttttttttaaagaaggaaaaaatagagaaaaaaataataaaccatttatttaattaaaaattctaaaattctCCACCTTGTTTGCTTTTAATTTAACGCAGGGTCAACGGcctaataaatacaaaaaataataataatgataataataataaaagcacTAAGCagtttttagagagagagagagagagaaaaggagattAGAAAagcaacaaacaaacaaagccCATTTGAGAAAGTCaactcctttctctctctctctcttaattccctttctctctcataaaaaaatttgtgagcTATCTTCTTTCTGTTTCACGCGCACTCACACTCAGAGAGAGTATTATGCTATgatcaatcaaatcaaacagtagagaaaagataaaattctctttgtttgaactcttccttcttttttttttctttctttttttttttttcttcttttttcatatGGGAAATCGAATTGGGAAAATTGGCCGCTGTTTCGCCGGCGACGGCGATATCTCCCGCCGGTATGATCCCGCCGACATTATTGTCGACCCTCATGATGGCGGTTTCGGCCACTCCTTCTATTATCTCCCACCCGACCCACATACTATCTCCTCTTCTAAAGATTTCTCCGACGAGTATATCTCTCCGGCAACCACCATTTTTCGGTCGATTTCCGGCGCTTCTGTAAGCGCCAACGTCTCAACGCCGCTCTCCACTTCTCTTGTTGATCTCTATCCTTACAGCACCACGTTTGATCGGGCTGCTGCTTTTGATTGCTCGAATTCCTTCGCCTCCGTGCCGTTGCAGCCGGTGCCTCGCCACTCGGTGTCGGGAAATTCCGGCGGATTCCCTTATTCGGGTCCGATTGAGAGAGGGTTTTTATCTGGACCCTTGGCCAGCCGGAACGAATCGGGTCCTATTGATCGTGGGGTTTGTTCTGGCCCGATTGAAAAGAGCGGCGTTGGACCCGAGAAATTACGGCGGAGCTTCTCTCACAGCGGCGTTGGAGATAGACAACCCAAATCGAAAAGAAGAAGTCTCATTCGGATTCTGAAGAAAGCCATATCCAAAACCATTTCTCGAAACCAGAAGGCTGTGAGTTCGAGAGTGAGAGAATCGGAATCGTACAAACACAACGAAAATGCCGCAGCTACTCAGACTCAAAGCAGTGTCCATTTGAGCAGCCATGCGAGCTTGGCGCCGGAAGACGACGGCGATTACTTTCTCGGCGGTCAGAGCGTACAGTGGGCACAGGGGAAGGCCGGTGAGGACAGAGTTCACGTGGTGATTTCCGAGGACAATGGTTGGGTTTTCGTCGGAATTTACGACGGATTCAACGGCCCTGATGCTCCTGATTACTTACTCGCTAATCTCTATGCTGCCGTTCTAAAAGAACTCAAGGGTTTAATTTGGAATGATAAGTTTGATTCTACTGCAACTTCGTCCTCCATGAACTCATCAAACTCTGCTTCaattgaggaagaagatggaaCAACCCACCTGAAAAATCATCAATCTACAGAGAATTTCCCTGCGGGAAACAAGATGGTGAATTTGGAAGCTGAATCGATgaggaaaagagagagagtttatAATACAAACTACAGGACGAGCCAGCTGATGAAGAGGGCTGATCAGAATCCCAAGACATGGAAATGTGAATGGGAAAGGGAAAGATTAGAATTCGACGGGAAGATGAACAATAAACAATTAGATCATCATCACCAAATATGGGATGAATCAACAGCAATCAATCATTCTGAAGTGTTAAATGCTCTGTCTCAAGCATtgagaaaaacagaggaagcATATCTACAAAATGCAGACAAGATGGTAACAAGAAACCCTGAGCTAGCTCTTATGGGTTCTTGTGTTTTGGTCATGTTGATGAGAGGAGAAGATGTGTACTTGATGAATGTCGGAGACAGCCGTGCTATTGTAGCGCAGCAGCTCGAACCGGATTTCGGGATTGGAAAGCAATACAGAGACTTGGAGAGAATCAATGAAGGAACACTACGAGTATTTGAATCCTCTAATGGTGTGGAGTTTGAAAGATTAACAACCTTAGCTTCCCATCAGCTTACAATGGACCACAGCACCTACACAGAGGAGGTAATGTTCTTGTCTATATCACTCATTTCCCATACAAGACTGCATTTTTCATGTCCATTTTCTTTGTGGTCACAAGAACTTATGAGAGAAAACTTGAATATCAGGAAGTCCAGAGGATCAAGAAGGCTCATCCCAACGATGCTTCAGCAATTATGAACGACAGGGTGAAAggttatttgaaaattactcGGGCTTTTGGAGCTGGCTTTCTCAAACAGGTATTCTACATC
This sequence is a window from Cucurbita pepo subsp. pepo cultivar mu-cu-16 chromosome LG19, ASM280686v2, whole genome shotgun sequence. Protein-coding genes within it:
- the LOC111781577 gene encoding probable protein phosphatase 2C 23, translating into MGNRIGKIGRCFAGDGDISRRYDPADIIVDPHDGGFGHSFYYLPPDPHTISSSKDFSDEYISPATTIFRSISGASVSANVSTPLSTSLVDLYPYSTTFDRAAAFDCSNSFASVPLQPVPRHSVSGNSGGFPYSGPIERGFLSGPLASRNESGPIDRGVCSGPIEKSGVGPEKLRRSFSHSGVGDRQPKSKRRSLIRILKKAISKTISRNQKAVSSRVRESESYKHNENAAATQTQSSVHLSSHASLAPEDDGDYFLGGQSVQWAQGKAGEDRVHVVISEDNGWVFVGIYDGFNGPDAPDYLLANLYAAVLKELKGLIWNDKFDSTATSSSMNSSNSASIEEEDGTTHLKNHQSTENFPAGNKMVNLEAESMRKRERVYNTNYRTSQLMKRADQNPKTWKCEWERERLEFDGKMNNKQLDHHHQIWDESTAINHSEVLNALSQALRKTEEAYLQNADKMVTRNPELALMGSCVLVMLMRGEDVYLMNVGDSRAIVAQQLEPDFGIGKQYRDLERINEGTLRVFESSNGVEFERLTTLASHQLTMDHSTYTEEEVQRIKKAHPNDASAIMNDRVKGYLKITRAFGAGFLKQPKWNDALLEMFRIDYVGNSPYITCDPTLCHYKLSPTDRFLILSSDGLYQYFTNEEAVSQVESFIAAFPEGDPAQHLIEEVLFRAAKKYGMDFHELLDIPQGERRKYHDDVSVIIISFEGRIWHSLM